Below is a genomic region from Kiloniellales bacterium.
TCCCGGTGCTCGGCCGCCAGCTCAACATTCCCACGCCGGTCAACGAGACCCTGAGCGCAATCGTCCGGTTCCGCGAACGGCGCTTTTCGGAGCGGGGCGCAGCGGCGGAGTAGAGACCTTCCGCGAAAGCCTCAGCTCTGCAGTTCCCACTGGCCGTCGGGCTGGCGGCAGGCCGTGCCGTAGGCGCTCTCCTCCTGCCCACCGACGATGATGGTCTGCTGGAACTCGCGGCAGTAGGTGCCGTCGGCCTTCTGAAAGGTCCGGGTCGGCGTCATGCTTCCGGAGTTGCCGCTGTCAGGATTCCGCCACGTCGAGGTCTGGCCCTTGGGCATGGTCTCCAGCGCGCGCTGCGAGTTCCTCTCCGCAATCCGCCGGTCTTCCTGGTCGAGCGCGTTGCCGATCGCACCGCCCGCCAGGCCGCCCAGCAGGACGCCCGCGATTATGCCCGTGGGACCGCCGTTGGCCGCCGCGCCGATCAGGCCGCCGCCGGCCGCGCCGAGCGCAGCGCCAATGGCCGTTTTCTCGCCGTACTCTTCCTGGTCGCTCGAACAACCGGCTACCGCCAGCGTGGGCGCAACAACCAGAATCGCGGCGAACCGCTTCATCCGAACTTTCATCATCTCCAGTCCCCAA
It encodes:
- a CDS encoding RT0821/Lpp0805 family surface protein codes for the protein MMKVRMKRFAAILVVAPTLAVAGCSSDQEEYGEKTAIGAALGAAGGGLIGAAANGGPTGIIAGVLLGGLAGGAIGNALDQEDRRIAERNSQRALETMPKGQTSTWRNPDSGNSGSMTPTRTFQKADGTYCREFQQTIIVGGQEESAYGTACRQPDGQWELQS